The Planctomycetota bacterium genome includes a window with the following:
- a CDS encoding acyltransferase — translation MDLLLIIRGLAALSVVVWHAEGNHAEFPPVVNIPGRTAVWLFFGISGYVISYGFVHRRYKYTLHDLRDFYINRFLRIYPLFLLLSAVGWITLLLTSGTSPIGWRDLPAQLLAIQFDQNYILNGVFWTLGIELQFYLLAPLLAWMLLGRKSRCLIPCACLYGVMVYWNQCAADQWGWSFDGRNILANLSHFFMGMIACRLVAGGKPNMKLLFFALAGAAAAIAYSNWLYHCRSGWYWSVRGILLVDAAIFLFVVAHACCQRPKHSRNPVYLGFAFLGTLSYGIYAWHAYLMTHLIWLSTNVLALIGASIVAAYFSYRLVERPCLKLKRRHPEPHAPTVTE, via the coding sequence ATGGATCTTCTTCTCATCATTCGCGGTCTGGCGGCGCTTTCCGTGGTCGTCTGGCATGCCGAGGGCAATCACGCCGAGTTTCCCCCGGTGGTGAACATCCCCGGCCGCACCGCAGTGTGGCTCTTCTTCGGCATCTCCGGCTACGTGATCTCCTATGGATTCGTCCACCGGCGCTACAAGTACACGCTGCATGATCTGCGCGACTTCTACATCAACCGATTCCTGCGGATCTATCCGCTCTTTCTTCTGCTCAGCGCGGTGGGTTGGATCACGCTGCTGCTGACCTCGGGAACAAGTCCGATCGGCTGGAGGGATCTGCCCGCCCAATTGCTGGCCATCCAGTTCGATCAGAACTACATCTTGAATGGAGTTTTCTGGACGCTGGGCATCGAGCTGCAGTTCTATCTGCTGGCGCCGCTGCTGGCATGGATGCTGCTCGGTCGCAAGAGCCGATGTCTCATTCCCTGTGCGTGTCTGTACGGAGTGATGGTGTATTGGAATCAGTGCGCCGCCGATCAGTGGGGCTGGAGCTTCGATGGGCGGAACATCCTCGCGAATCTCTCCCATTTCTTCATGGGCATGATCGCCTGTCGGCTGGTCGCGGGAGGCAAGCCCAACATGAAGCTGCTCTTCTTTGCGCTGGCCGGCGCCGCCGCGGCGATCGCCTATTCGAACTGGCTTTACCACTGCAGGTCGGGCTGGTATTGGTCGGTGCGCGGCATCCTGCTGGTCGACGCGGCGATCTTTCTCTTCGTCGTCGCGCACGCCTGCTGCCAGCGGCCGAAGCACTCGCGGAACCCCGTCTATCTCGGCTTCGCCTTCCTGGGAACGCTTTCCTACGGCATCTACGCGTGGCACGCCTACCTCATGACACATCTGATCTGGCTTTCCACCAATGTTCTCGCGCTGATCGGAGCCTCGATCGTCGCGGCGTACTTTTCCTACCGGCTTGTGGAGCGGCCCTGCCTCAAGCTGAAGCGCAGGCATCCCGAACCCCACGCTCCGACCGTAACCGAGTAG
- a CDS encoding acylneuraminate cytidylyltransferase, which translates to MKRRLVAALACRNVGSRLYGKPLQKISDTVCILDQIILAIKKFPEIDEIVLGISEGVANLAFIDVAHEHKVSFILGDPVDVLFRLVQCGRMGKATDVFRVTTECPWFAYDMLPDLWKRHVADGNDITVTDRLPEGLNFEIYTLEALERAHSRGASRDRSEFCSNYPRTHPDEFKSAVYSPAAALQRTDLRITVDYPEDLIIAREIAKEHAAKMPLVMPADIIAFLDKRADLRALVQPYVDPKPLWGMIQNQREWKP; encoded by the coding sequence GTGAAACGAAGGCTCGTGGCGGCGCTCGCCTGCCGCAATGTGGGAAGCCGCCTCTACGGCAAGCCCCTGCAAAAAATCAGCGACACGGTGTGCATCCTCGACCAGATCATCCTGGCGATCAAGAAGTTTCCGGAAATCGACGAGATCGTGCTGGGCATCTCGGAAGGCGTGGCCAACCTTGCCTTCATCGATGTGGCCCACGAGCACAAGGTGAGCTTCATTCTGGGCGATCCGGTCGACGTGCTCTTCCGCCTGGTGCAGTGCGGGCGCATGGGCAAGGCCACGGATGTCTTCCGCGTGACCACCGAGTGCCCCTGGTTCGCCTATGACATGCTGCCCGATCTCTGGAAGCGCCACGTCGCCGACGGCAACGACATCACCGTGACCGACCGGCTGCCCGAGGGATTGAATTTCGAGATCTACACGCTCGAGGCGCTGGAGCGGGCGCACTCCAGGGGCGCCAGCCGCGACCGCTCCGAGTTCTGCTCGAACTATCCGCGGACCCATCCCGATGAGTTCAAGAGCGCGGTCTACTCGCCGGCGGCGGCGCTGCAACGGACGGATTTGCGCATCACCGTGGACTATCCCGAGGACCTGATCATCGCCCGCGAGATCGCCAAGGAACACGCGGCCAAGATGCCGCTGGTGATGCCCGCCGACATCATCGCATTCCTCGACAAAAGGGCCGATTTGCGGGCCCTGGTGCAGCCCTACGTCGATCCCAAGCCCCTTTGGGGAATGATTCAAAATCAGCGAGAATGGAAGCCATGA
- a CDS encoding aldo/keto reductase produces MRLAIGTAQFGLPYGVANRIGQVSAAEAREILRRAAEAGVDTIDTAMAYGNSEQRLGEIGVKHFKVVTKLPAAPVECTDLSAWMMQSVEESLKRLGVAKLEGLLLHKPSQLLEVNGKKMYDTLTALKKDGFVNKIGVSIYEPCELEPLTARFHLDLVQAPFNVLDQRLRTSGWLDKLAEQNIEVHVRSIFLQGLLLMDEASRPEKFNRWGAFWIQWHKHLRASGRTALEACLDFAISEKRIHRLVVGVESLVQFEECLQAMRGTRTSTGSPPTCDDVQLMDPRAWSALV; encoded by the coding sequence TTGAGACTGGCGATCGGCACCGCGCAGTTCGGCCTTCCCTATGGAGTCGCGAATCGAATTGGTCAGGTGAGCGCCGCGGAGGCGCGGGAGATCCTGCGCCGCGCCGCCGAGGCGGGCGTGGACACGATCGACACGGCAATGGCCTACGGCAACAGCGAGCAGCGGCTGGGCGAGATCGGCGTGAAGCATTTCAAGGTGGTCACCAAGCTTCCCGCGGCTCCGGTGGAGTGCACCGACCTTTCGGCGTGGATGATGCAGAGCGTGGAGGAGTCCTTGAAGCGGCTGGGCGTTGCGAAACTGGAGGGGCTGCTTCTGCACAAACCCTCGCAACTGCTCGAGGTGAACGGGAAGAAAATGTACGACACGCTGACCGCCCTCAAGAAGGATGGCTTCGTGAACAAGATTGGCGTCTCGATCTACGAGCCGTGCGAGCTCGAGCCCCTGACCGCGCGCTTTCACCTGGACCTCGTGCAGGCCCCCTTCAACGTCCTCGACCAGAGGCTGCGCACTTCGGGGTGGCTTGACAAGCTCGCCGAGCAAAACATCGAGGTGCACGTCCGGTCGATTTTTCTGCAGGGCCTGCTGCTGATGGACGAAGCGAGCCGCCCGGAGAAGTTCAACCGTTGGGGCGCCTTCTGGATCCAATGGCACAAGCATCTTCGCGCGTCGGGCCGCACGGCGCTGGAGGCCTGCCTGGACTTCGCCATCTCGGAGAAACGGATCCATCGGCTGGTGGTCGGCGTCGAAAGCCTGGTCCAATTCGAGGAGTGCCTGCAGGCGATGCGCGGAACGCGAACATCAACCGGGTCTCCGCCGACGTGCGACGATGTGCAGCTCATGGACCCGAGGGCGTGGAGCGCACTGGTCTAG
- a CDS encoding N-acetylneuraminate synthase family protein → MQVQIIAELAQGFEGRPEQTRMLLKAAAAAGADAAKYQLVYADELATPDYKHYELFRSLEMPDKVWLELAAYAKELGIQLHLDIFGPKSLKLAERCGVSAVKLHGTDIANLGLLELVAASSVGTVLLGAGGAHADELKRAMQVLARKKVVALLGFQSYPTPNDTNQISRIARVLKLFAKDFPQASVGFADHADPECPLRYALAATAIGAGATTIEKHLTLAGVMKLEDHESALNPDAFAEFVAVIRDCAKALGHSSDANDFGMSESERAYRKMIRRHVVAGRDIPAGSALKPNDLALKRTAADDALTSLDEAYGREVLRDVGANQPMTPATIRAGAAK, encoded by the coding sequence GTGCAAGTCCAGATCATCGCCGAACTCGCCCAAGGGTTTGAGGGCCGTCCCGAGCAGACGCGCATGCTTTTGAAAGCAGCCGCGGCGGCCGGCGCGGACGCGGCGAAGTACCAATTGGTCTATGCGGACGAGTTGGCGACTCCCGACTACAAGCACTACGAGTTGTTCCGATCGCTGGAGATGCCCGACAAGGTCTGGCTGGAACTCGCGGCGTATGCCAAGGAACTTGGCATCCAGCTGCACCTGGACATTTTCGGCCCCAAGAGCCTGAAGTTGGCCGAGCGCTGCGGCGTGTCCGCCGTCAAGTTGCATGGCACCGACATCGCGAATCTGGGCCTGCTGGAATTGGTCGCGGCAAGCTCCGTCGGAACCGTTTTGCTCGGCGCGGGCGGGGCACACGCCGACGAACTCAAGCGCGCGATGCAGGTTCTTGCCAGGAAAAAGGTCGTGGCGCTGCTGGGATTCCAGAGCTATCCCACGCCCAACGACACAAACCAGATCTCGCGGATCGCACGCGTTCTGAAGTTGTTCGCGAAGGACTTTCCACAGGCCAGCGTCGGATTCGCCGACCACGCCGATCCCGAGTGCCCGCTGCGCTACGCGCTGGCCGCCACGGCGATCGGCGCGGGGGCGACGACCATCGAGAAGCACCTCACCCTGGCCGGAGTCATGAAGCTCGAGGACCACGAGTCGGCGCTCAACCCCGACGCCTTCGCCGAGTTTGTCGCGGTGATCCGCGACTGCGCCAAGGCTCTCGGTCACTCGAGCGACGCGAACGACTTCGGCATGTCGGAATCCGAGCGCGCCTACCGCAAAATGATCCGCCGCCATGTCGTGGCGGGCCGCGACATTCCCGCGGGCTCCGCGCTGAAGCCCAACGATCTTGCCCTGAAGCGGACCGCGGCGGACGACGCCTTGACGTCGCTGGACGAGGCCTACGGGCGCGAAGTGTTGCGCGATGTGGGAGCAAACCAGCCGATGACTCCCGCGACCATTCGGGCGGGAGCGGCGAAGTGA